In Oreochromis niloticus isolate F11D_XX linkage group LG12, O_niloticus_UMD_NMBU, whole genome shotgun sequence, the DNA window tcACGAAATGCAAATTGCTTTCTTGCAGGTCCTCTTCATAAGCAGGTAATGGATCCAGTGTGACTGCTGCACCACCAACCTGCCCAGCTGGCCTGCCTAACTCTTTAGCTATGGCAACCTGTCCGAGAGGCTGTGCACCAGCGGTGCGCCTTTGTCAGAAACTGAACCGCCTCAAGACACTAGAAGATGACATGATGGCCACGTCCCTCAAACGCTGCCTCTCCACCCTGGACCTGACGCTGATGGGTGTCGGGGGAATGGTGGGCTCTGGCTTGTATGTTCTGACAGGAACGGTGGCCAAAGACACAGCCGGGCCCGCTGTCATCATATCTTTCGTCTTCGCAGGTATTGCTTCTTTATTGGCTGCCTTTTGCTATGCTGAGTTCGGAGCGCGCATTCCCAAAACGGGATCTGCCTACATGTTTACTTACGTCTCTGTGGGGGAGGTGTGGGCCTTTCTCATCGGCTGGAATGTGATTCTGGAGAACATGATCGGTGGGGCTGCGGTGGCTCGTGCCTGGAGCGGCTATCTAGACTCCATTTTTAACCACGCCATCCAGAATTTCACAGAGACGCACATTATGCAGTGGAACGTTCCCTTCCTCGCGCATTACCCTGACCTGCTCGCAGCAGGAATTCTGGTGGTTGCCtcatttttcatttcctttgGCGTCCAAGTGTCCTCTTACCTCAACCACATCTTCTCCACCGTTAGTATGGGGGTTATTGTTTTCATCCTGGTCTTTGGCTTTGTGCTCGCTGAGCCAGCCAATTGGAGCCAGGAGCAAGGGGGCTTTGCACCTTACGGCATGTCGGGAATACTGGCAGGTTCGGCCACATGTTTCTATGCATTTGTGGGCTTTGATGTAATTGCTTCCTCAAGTGAGGAGGCAAAGAATCCACAGAAGGCTGTCCCTATCGCCACTGCTATCTCCCTTGGATTGGCAGCAACAGCCTACATCCTGGTCTCCACAGTGCTTACGCTGATGGTACCCTGGCATACACTGGACCCCAACTCGGCTCTGGCAGATGCCTTTTTCCGCCGTGGTTATAGTTGGGCTGGAATTGTTGTGGCAGTCGGTTCCATATGTGGTGAGTTTGATTTAAATACATTATGTTTATCAGCTGTATTGATTTATCAGTGCCATATTTTGACTTGTGTCCTCTTTGTTCCACTTTCTAGCCATGAACACTGTGCTGCTCTGTAATCTCTTCTCCCTCCCTCGGATTGTGTATGCCATGGCAGAGGACGGATTGTTCTTCTCCATTTTTGCAAGAGTCAATCCCATCACCAAGGTTCCTGTTAATGCTATTCTGGTGTTTGGAATCCTCATGGCCACCATGGCTCTCAGCTTTGACCTGGAGGCCTTGGTTCAGTTCTTGTCCATCGGGACTCTCCTGGCTTACACCTTCGTGGCAGCGAGTGTTATCGTGCTGCGCTTCCAGCCTGAGAAAACCAGCTCAAAGGGAACGCCTTCTACATCTCCCAACCCCAACAACGAGCCTTCCCCTGTCCCCTTGGAATCTCAGACCATATCTGAGGACAGCGAGGAGCCAAAGCAGTACGAGTCCTTCTCAGACAAACTCCAGTTGGTAGAAAGGCAGAAGCAAAAAGAGAGGCGTGGCGTGGGGCAGCTGAAGGCGTGCTGGGAGCCGTACCTGGACAGGCTGCTGGGGGACTGTGAGCCGGGTGAGGTGGTGGCCTTCTGTGTGCTGACTTTGATAGTGAGCTCGGTGTCCCTCTGTGCTGTGCTAGAATTTGGaaggaaacagctgcagctgCCGTTGTGGAGCTTCACAATGCTTCTGGTGATTTTTAGCTTAGCCTACATTCTCAGCCTTGCTATTATATGGGTCCATGAGccacaaagaaacaacaaaacattccAGGTGAGCTTTTACAGACATTTTCAAGTCTAtattaaaaagaaggaaaaactgtaCTACTTAGAGACTGACagaatgtttatttttataaagGTACCTCTGGTTCCATTGACTCCAGGTGCCAGTATCCTCTTTAATGTATTCCTCATGATGAAGCTCAGCCTTCTAACCTGGATTCGATTCACTGTGTGGATTGCCATAGGTAAGAGGAAATCAGAACTTATGCAGAAAATATTGGGGCCACTAAAAGATTTCAGTATATTCctccaaaaatatatatttttgcccAACTTAATTGATGGGCAGATAGATTTACTTTTACACAGCCTGCTCATGCAACTATCTATCCGCACAAACACTGGCCGTCTGTGTTATCTCAGGAAGTAGTTTGAATACGCTACCATAAAACATCTGCCTTTTGTTTCACGTGAACTTAATGCAACCTACATAAGTGTTACAATAAAAGGCtggtaataaaagaaaaagcagaaaaacctTTCATTATCAGTCCTCTGCGGATGTAGGTACTGGTCAAACAGCTTTTTAATGTCCCGTCTGTCAGTGGGAATCACTTGGGAAGCGTAATTAGCTGTATTAGCTTAAGGCTTCTCTGGGCCACTAAACTGTTTAAACTTCCCTGTCACACTGTTGCAAGTTAACAAGATACACACTTGTGGAATATTACTGTTGACAGGGCTTCTGGCTAAATTCTCACTCCCTTGAGGAAGGAATGGATACTTATCTCCCATAGTGTAATAATggagtgtgattttttttttttttaaatttaactcaaaagtactcTTTTGCTAaagtaatattaataatattaggCTATTTAGATCAATACTGGTtcactgtttgaactattacatCAGAGGAAAAGCAGACTGGCAGAAATCAACTTTCCATTCTGCTCCCTTTGCTTACAGTGGGGGAAATACTTATTTGAACCCCTGCAGAATTTCTAAGTTTGATCACTTAAACAGTATCCCATTTTTATGCTTTGATTTTAATGGAGAGGGTAAGAATATCAACcagaaatccagaaaaaaaaagcacattacaCAAAACTTATAAATTGATTTGTGTGTCATTGCGTGTTATACAAAGTTAGACAAAAATTCAACCCTGTGCAGTTGTCTAAAAGAAAGATTTAGCTACAGAGACTGTCCCAGGCTGTAAACACGATCTTTTTGGCTGTTAATCATAGGTCTCTAAGGAGATTGGCTTACTTTTGGAGctagcctcaagtggccatttgagAAACTGCAGTTCTTGACATTTCTGAACTGGCCTCATTTTTCACACTCAGAAGTTGCAAGTGCATTAAAAACTAAGTGAAAGCTGCCCCTCAAAACTAATAATAGTTGCATTAACTTTAACTCTGTGTGGTGTTAACCGCTCATTAGCGATTGTTAGCAATGCTAACCCTTCTATGTGACCGAATGATTGTAAACTTTTATACAGCTATACAGTAAACTTTCAGATCTTTTATACAGTCACTGATGTGACGACGTTGAATGTAACAACCTGCAGGCTTTGCATTTGAGCGTACATTAGCATGCTGACTGTAGTATTCGTCTTAAAATGCCATCTAAGATGGACGATAACTACAATATCAGTTCATTTGAAAATTGTAACGTCACTTCTAATATATTAGCTACACTTAAGTagattaaataataaatttcCATCATACATACACCTTCATCTTCTGCATcaaacacacgcacaaaaaaagaagcattttgTAGCCGTGTGCTGTTATGTAGAGTCAAATTCTTGCTCTAGCCAGTTTTCCATCTTGTCTCTCGCGCAGGTCTTTTTGTGTATTTCGGTTACGGGATCTGGCACAGCAAGGAGGGAATACGGGAGCTGCAGCCCAAAGACATGGCCGCACGCTATGTGGTGCTACCCAGCGGCAGCCTGGTAGAGACAGTGCAGTCCGTTCAGCCCGATAGTGAGCTGGACACCTCAGCGCACCACATCGACGgccccgctgcctcagcagccGAGGAGTGCAACAGAAAGAGATAATGTGTGACCAGTCGTAATCATTAAAACTGCCCGGTGTGTTGTCGCCCAGTCATATGCTGTACTATAACTAGTGTACTATCTGCATCTCACTCCCTTTAGCACGTGACAGGCTATACTCGTTGCGCTGCAAATGTATGCACACCACAGTCTGGGGGATGCACTCCTTCTGTCTTATTGTGAAGCCTATTTGTATATCTTGTAATATTCAAATGTACAGTAGAGAGCTTTATTACTGTCCTGTAAACATTAAGCATCAAAGTTGTGTTACATGCCCTAAGACCAGCTCTTTTCTTGCAACCTTGCCAGTTTGTCAGATTCCACATGGTTGTACGTTATATATGGTGCTTTCTTTGTGACAAAcagtgaaagttttttttttttttaatgttaccaCAGCTGTGGAGCTGCAAAACCAATATCTCCTCTTTTTGCTAACGAAGTGGAATATCATTTAATTCAGTTAATgcattgtttcctgtttgttgTAATTTGAACAGAGAAAAGCACAGAGTTCAGTTTTTTCCTTTATCAGATTGAGATTCTTCTCCCCAGAGCTGGCTTTTGCTATTTGGTAATATATATTCCCCAAGTATTTTTCTTTAGGACAAAGTATTTAATCCTATAATATAAGTAATActctatgtatttatttttcaatttttactAGTTATACTCTTCTTTTACACATTAGCTTAGCCATTCTTGTCTCTGTTATTTTTGTGTGCCACTCATAAATTTTGCATGTACTTCTATTGGTCTATAATCAGTAATTAGGTGGTTGAACACTTCAGTTGTTCTGTTAAATCTCCTAAATCTCATCCCATGACCCACTTCTTTCTTTCATGTCACCGATCTTGCACTCTCAGTCTTTTTCTCATCCACCTTGTAGTCAGCAGCCCCTTTCACTTCTCCCCCTGTCAGCATGAGATTATGTAACAAAGCACGGCGATTGTTGAGACAAGCTGGGAAAATGTTGATAAATGAATATCAGTGGAAACCTATCAAACGGGAGTCTTCACACACAAatactgcagtcactggtcgTTACGTTAAACTGGGATCTGCACCGCTCCCCTGAGGGCCTCCATAATCCCAGCAGATTTACTGCGGTCCCTGTCGCCAGTCTGCAGCTTGACCTAGATTAGGGAAAGGCGCATCTGTGAGAGCGCTCATATCAGATGGATAGCATTCCCACAGTTTACACTTGTGTCAATAACTGAATTTAAATGAGCTTTTATTTCTCAATCACATATGTTACTCTGTGTATTAAAAAcaagtttattctgattttatTCTTCTCAGTTTATGTTTGCATGTGTTACACAAGAAACCAATGGCCTTAAACATGTTGTAGTCAATGTGTACTGATGTCCAAAGCGAAAACACTCAGTCTGAATggttcagttatttatttgtctgaTGGAGAGAAACTGTTATACTGCACACCATGCTTTGAATTattaaaccaaaacacaaacatagGAAAGAATGTACACTATTAGGCATTTGGcatagttttaaaaaaggagtCAGGTTCAAGAGAATTTTGTACAACTTTGCACAGTTTGCAATCTACTGTCTTGTAATTTTGTGTCACAGTTCTGCTTTTAATGTCAAGCCGGTAATAGATATTCATACTGTGGTGCTTTTTTAAGCTGAACGTTCTCACAcccttttctctgtcttttttgtGCCAGCAAGCACAGTTATAAATGGTCCAAATCTTTTCTTACTTCTGAGTAGTATTGTACTCTGTTCTCTGCACAAGTCTCAAATCTTCTTCTTATCAAGTCTGTTGTGGTGAATGTCTATGTAAAATGCAAAagactaaaaaataaatgttttgaagcagcatttacaaaaaaaaatactgtgcaGAGTTTGATTTCAGGCGCTGTCTCTTAGAGAATCACATCCATGTAGTATTCACATCCTTTTGTTGtttataataatcataataatacattttatttgtgcctGCCTTTCTAAAACCCAAGGTCACAATACAGAGCATAAAAGATAAACAGTAAAAGGATAAAATAACAGGTATTAGACAACAATTGGAGTCAATGTTAAAAAAGAGTAGGCTAGTTTCAACAGATGGTCTAAACATAAACATCTATTCAGGGTTTTGAGTTTTGACTTGAATAAGAGAAGAGAGCCAGTATTCCTGATATCAAGAGGATGTGAATTCCAAAGTCGGGAAGCAGAGTGGCTGAAATCTCTGTTCCCCATAGTGGTGAAACAGGCAGAGGGAACAATAAGGTGAATGGCGGATGGAGACCTAAGGGAACGAGAGGGGCCAGGTTATGGATACATTTGAAAGTGAGAAGCAATATTTAGAAAGAGAATCTACAGGCAGCCAGTGAAGCTGTCGAAGAACAGGGTTGATGTGCTCTCTGGATGGTGTGCGAGTTATAATCCGGGCTGCAGAATTCTGGAGGAGTTGGAGTTTGTGAAGAGATTTGTTAGGGACACCAAAGAGAAGAGAATTCCAGTAATCAACTCGAGAAGTGACAAGGCCATGGACAAGGACAGCAGCAGCATGTGGGGTGAGGAAAGGACGGAGACGATTGATGTTGCGTAAGTGGAAGTAAGTGGACTGGGTGATGTGATTAATAAGAGACTGAAAGGACAAAGTGCTGTCAAGGTACTTGTGGAAGAGTTGTCAATATTAATGGAAAACTTGTGGGATTTGGTTAGAGTGGAAGCTGTGCTGATGAGTGGATCTTCAGTTTTATTACTATTGAGTTTGAGAAAATTGATGGAGAATCATGATTTAACCTCCATGAGGCAGTCACAAAGTGAGATGGGTGGAAGGGTGAAATTGGGTTTGGAAGAAATATACAGTTGAGTGTCATCTGCGCAGCAGTGAAAGTTAATATTGTATTTCCGAAATATGTGACAGagtggaagcatgtaaataatCAATAAAAGAGGCCCCAATACCGAACCCTGGGGCACgccagcagaaacaggaaattaaCTTGAAGAGTGAGATTTAGGTTGAATGAACTGAGTGTGCGCTGAGAGATCTGAGGTGAACCAGGCAAGTGGGGTATGACTAATGCCAATGGATGCTTGTGTCCAGCCAAAAGCACAAGATAAGAACTAGAATTACATATATAAGCAATACTGACATGATTGTTCATGAAATGGAGGAAAAATGAACACACAAACAATTTTGGGAAGAACCTAAGCCTACAAATGGTTTCTAACTATGCTACGGTGGGGAATAAATGTCAAAGTAACATTCAgttcaattgaattttatttatattgtgctaaatcacaacagtcacctcatggatatttatattgtaaggtaaaaacctTACTATAATACATACAAAACCCCACCAGACAATcccttggcaacagtgggaaagcAAAGCTGCCTTTtggcaggaagaaacctcctgcagaaccagactcagggagagGCAGCCATCTGTCACAAACAGTTGAAGGGGAGGGGAAGCAGACAGGACATCCACATCACAACCACAAAATTGTGATATGTGATGGATTTCTCTGAATCAGAAACCATTGTTTCCATAATATGCCAAAATCATGTATCACCCCATGTGTTTATGCAGAAATGGTGTAAAGGATGGCTGATCTTAAGTCATTTTAAGTGATTTCACTTGCTTGCTTTAATGCTACAAGCTAAGCAACTTGAGCTGAATAGTGACATGACAATAAGCCTAATACTAAGATGTTCTGTGATCACTGCATAGCCTACTTGATTTTAATTGGTGTCTGGGTTGTGCGATGCCGAATTACTCACAAAGATCTTCAGATTAGAGTTGCCAGGAGTGCATCCTGTGGGTCAGGTCTGGGTTAACAGATTCCAGAAATGGCTGCAATAAAATCATGTGGTTCACCATCTGCTGCTGTGGGGAGAAGTGATGCTGGGTTCAAAACAGTAGTATCTTTTAACTGTGACATTTGGCATTTTTCAATAATACAAAGTCATATCGGAACCAACAACAGCTAGTAAATGAATGCCTCACAAGCTTGGAGGTAGATGAAgacctgctggtttttgtcATTCTCCACATTCCTGCAACAAAACATGTACCCTTTTTGTCCACTGTCTGGCTGAATTGGTTATCAGGACAGGGAAATCCTAAAGTAGGTGCAAATGAATTGAATCGCTTCCTAATGTAGGGACTCGTGCACTCATTTTAGCCATGGCCCTAAATCTTGCCAATTGTTTTGTTCAGCTTTTGAaagacaaatgtgtgtgtgcaaatcTGCGTCATATTTAACCATCTGCAACATTCTGTTCACTTGTGTTATAATCAAGCCATCTTTCCCAGACATAATGGCAGTCAACTAGTTTTAATGTCAAATCTTAACCTaacaagttgacaggacaacatgaTGACAACACAAATGCGTGTTTAAAAGATCCATATAAAAGATCAGTGTCTTcatattgtaaatatcttgtgttgttcaatcatTAGAAAGCATCTTACAGTTTTTATATACTGTACTAACCACTAAGTTCATTGACTGGTGACTAATTGGTAGCACCAGGTCAAGGTTTACctttaattaatataatttttcaTCCCTGCTTGTTAACACCTTCTCTCTCTGATTCTTGCTTGGtcctgtcaaaataaaataatctccTCAATCTGCATTAAATGACATATACTACTTTTCTTTTAAGTCATTTCTTCCTTTTCACCATCTTCCCACTTTTTTTGGATTATTTTATCTTAGATTGAAATACAGAGTTTTTGGAAATGCAGTGTATCCACAAATTTTATTGGTGCAATATTTCaccatgtttgtttttcataaatTGCACATTTGGATTATTTTAGGTTATACTTAACTTGAGCCAGTTTTCTGTTTTGGACTTTGAGCTTCCCATATTAGTTCCTGGAGGCTCACTTTGAATCTCAGAGACCCAATCGCTAGATTCTCAATGACAGCCAATGTCTATTGTTAATTCAGCCCCAGGAAGTCGTCACTTATGGAACCAACAATAACCGGAGTCTGCCTGTGGCGATCAGCTCAAGCCAACTGTGTTTACCAACTTTTCCCTGAATGGTGGACCGTCTTACCAAACACAGAGAAATTTCAAATTCCTTAAATTAAATAACCcatgtaagataagataagataagataactctttattgtcattgcacagtcatacatagtacaatagtacaat includes these proteins:
- the slc7a4 gene encoding cationic amino acid transporter 4 — encoded protein: MATCPRGCAPAVRLCQKLNRLKTLEDDMMATSLKRCLSTLDLTLMGVGGMVGSGLYVLTGTVAKDTAGPAVIISFVFAGIASLLAAFCYAEFGARIPKTGSAYMFTYVSVGEVWAFLIGWNVILENMIGGAAVARAWSGYLDSIFNHAIQNFTETHIMQWNVPFLAHYPDLLAAGILVVASFFISFGVQVSSYLNHIFSTVSMGVIVFILVFGFVLAEPANWSQEQGGFAPYGMSGILAGSATCFYAFVGFDVIASSSEEAKNPQKAVPIATAISLGLAATAYILVSTVLTLMVPWHTLDPNSALADAFFRRGYSWAGIVVAVGSICAMNTVLLCNLFSLPRIVYAMAEDGLFFSIFARVNPITKVPVNAILVFGILMATMALSFDLEALVQFLSIGTLLAYTFVAASVIVLRFQPEKTSSKGTPSTSPNPNNEPSPVPLESQTISEDSEEPKQYESFSDKLQLVERQKQKERRGVGQLKACWEPYLDRLLGDCEPGEVVAFCVLTLIVSSVSLCAVLEFGRKQLQLPLWSFTMLLVIFSLAYILSLAIIWVHEPQRNNKTFQVPLVPLTPGASILFNVFLMMKLSLLTWIRFTVWIAIGLFVYFGYGIWHSKEGIRELQPKDMAARYVVLPSGSLVETVQSVQPDSELDTSAHHIDGPAASAAEECNRKR